In Vibrio echinoideorum, the following proteins share a genomic window:
- a CDS encoding OmpP1/FadL family transporter — protein MNKTFTYSIAATAIFTSLNAFASGLFLQEAVVANAGTTGAGDGVYTRSAAAMWTNPATMSHMGESKTTINTMAFDLEMKYQDNQDSSGDGKGHSVLPSFGAFHAHQVTDKLHLGIALGAVGGSSLDYGSEWAGSPLLEDITLTAMQVNPSLSYQLNEQWSVGAGVQLSWAELQQSTSALTVKQDTDWAYGYNLGVMYTPTDKLKLGASYRSKLEHEFNNEVKGPTNIGLLNSLSTDIAVPEIIDVSASYALNKQLDLLASVQFHRWSEWDTTVLDFGTQIGGLQIERDWDDVWKFAVGADYQLNSDWRLKAGFSYETSPQDDPTMQYVDLPVGEQYRYSVGASTYWDDILIDVFYEYADLGSVDMDRFMVDGSFDGRIHFVGVSATF, from the coding sequence ATGAACAAAACTTTTACTTACTCTATAGCTGCCACCGCAATCTTTACTAGCTTAAATGCATTTGCAAGTGGCCTTTTTTTACAAGAGGCTGTTGTTGCTAACGCTGGTACTACTGGTGCTGGTGATGGTGTTTATACTCGTTCTGCTGCTGCAATGTGGACGAACCCTGCCACTATGTCTCATATGGGCGAAAGCAAGACGACCATTAATACTATGGCGTTTGATCTTGAGATGAAATATCAAGATAACCAAGATTCAAGTGGAGATGGTAAAGGCCATTCAGTGTTGCCTTCATTTGGCGCATTTCATGCGCATCAAGTCACCGATAAATTACACCTTGGTATTGCGCTTGGCGCTGTCGGTGGCTCAAGCCTAGATTACGGCAGTGAATGGGCAGGCAGCCCTTTACTTGAAGATATTACTCTTACTGCGATGCAAGTGAACCCGTCACTGAGTTATCAGCTTAATGAACAGTGGTCAGTTGGTGCGGGCGTTCAATTGAGTTGGGCTGAATTACAACAGTCAACATCTGCGTTGACTGTTAAACAAGATACCGATTGGGCATACGGCTATAACTTGGGCGTGATGTATACCCCGACGGATAAGCTTAAGTTAGGCGCGAGCTACCGTTCGAAGCTAGAGCATGAGTTTAATAATGAAGTAAAAGGTCCAACAAATATTGGACTGCTGAACTCTTTATCTACAGATATTGCAGTTCCAGAAATTATTGATGTAAGTGCTAGCTATGCTTTGAATAAACAGCTTGATCTGTTGGCGAGTGTTCAGTTCCACCGTTGGAGTGAGTGGGATACTACTGTTCTCGATTTTGGAACGCAAATTGGCGGGCTCCAGATCGAACGTGACTGGGATGACGTTTGGAAATTTGCTGTTGGTGCTGACTATCAATTGAACTCAGACTGGCGCTTGAAAGCGGGCTTCTCTTACGAAACCTCACCACAAGACGATCCAACAATGCAGTATGTTGACCTGCCAGTAGGTGAGCAATACCGCTACTCAGTAGGCGCATCTACCTACTGGGATGATATCTTAATTGATGTGTTCTACGAGTATGCAGATTTAGGTTCAGTTGATATGGATCGATTTATGGTAGACGGTTCGTTCGATGGTCGTATTCACTTCGTTGGCGTTAGTGCTACCTTCTAA
- a CDS encoding crotonase/enoyl-CoA hydratase family protein, with protein sequence MTDLSRITCSIDENQIATVALNRPDKLNAIDMAMFQDVIKMIKELKKNTEIRAVIVKGSGADFCSGLDVKSLLNSKAGALKLLFKWWPTLPNAAQYFSIGWRDIPCPVIFAIHGRCWGGGLQLVSGGDFRIASPDANFSILEAKWGLIPDMGGAIAFRELMRKDHTLEMAMTAKVIDCQTAKEYGLVTKIAEDPYTEAYSLALECANRSPDVVAANKKLYNKTWWSSPGFALFYETWYQIKVGARKNRAIAVQREIHNDKPREYLPRTFK encoded by the coding sequence ATGACCGACCTCTCTCGTATCACTTGTTCCATCGATGAAAACCAAATCGCGACCGTAGCATTGAATCGCCCAGATAAGCTGAATGCTATTGATATGGCGATGTTTCAGGATGTAATTAAGATGATCAAGGAACTCAAAAAGAATACCGAGATTCGAGCTGTGATCGTCAAGGGCAGTGGTGCGGATTTTTGTTCAGGGCTGGATGTTAAGTCTTTATTGAATAGTAAAGCCGGGGCGTTGAAGCTTTTATTTAAATGGTGGCCAACGTTGCCGAATGCTGCGCAATACTTCTCTATTGGTTGGCGAGATATTCCATGTCCGGTGATTTTCGCGATACATGGACGCTGCTGGGGAGGAGGTCTACAACTAGTCAGCGGTGGTGATTTTAGAATTGCTAGTCCAGACGCCAACTTCTCGATATTAGAAGCGAAATGGGGTTTGATTCCTGACATGGGGGGCGCTATCGCATTTCGTGAACTGATGCGGAAGGATCATACTTTGGAAATGGCGATGACAGCTAAGGTGATTGATTGCCAAACCGCCAAAGAGTACGGCTTGGTGACAAAAATTGCTGAAGACCCTTACACTGAAGCTTATTCCTTGGCACTTGAGTGCGCGAATCGTTCGCCAGATGTCGTTGCTGCTAATAAGAAGCTCTACAATAAAACGTGGTGGTCTAGCCCTGGTTTTGCCTTATTTTACGAGACTTGGTACCAAATTAAAGTCGGAGCAAGGAAGAACAGAGCGATAGCCGTGCAGCGTGAAATTCATAACGATAAACCACGGGAATACCTCCCCCGAACCTTTAAGTAG